A genome region from Hevea brasiliensis isolate MT/VB/25A 57/8 chromosome 9, ASM3005281v1, whole genome shotgun sequence includes the following:
- the LOC131183445 gene encoding cationic peroxidase 2-like, translating into MERYTFSSSSQITHIIILTCVFVVMSATLVHGQGTRVGFYATTCPRAESIVSSTVATHFRANPAIAPALLRMHFHDCFVRGCDASVLIDGSNTEKTAPPNLGLRGYEVIDDAKTQLEAACPGIVSCADILALAARDSVVLLASSIFMRTGGRSWLVPTGRRDGRVSLSSETTDLPGFRESIDSQKQKFSAKGLKQDLVVLVGGHTIGTTACQFFSYRLYNFNGTASSDPAINASFLPQLEALCPQNGDGTKRVAFDTGSENRFDASSFANLRDGRGILESDQKLWTDASTRAIVQRFLGITGLAAFNVEFGRSMVKMSNTGVKTGTDGEIRKICSAINS; encoded by the exons ATGGAGAGATATACTTTTTCTTCTTCAAGCCAAATTACACACATTATTATATTAACGTGCGTCTTTGTTGTTATGTCTGCGACCTTGGTGCATGGCCAAGGCACTCGTGTTGGTTTCTATGCTACTACTTGTCCTAGAGCTGAATCCATTGTAAGCTCAACTGTTGCAACACATTTTCGAGCTAACCCTGCAATTGCTCCTGCTTTGCTGAGGATGCATTTCCATGATTGCTTTGTTAGAGGTTGCGATGCTTCTGTCCTTATTGATGGTTCCAATACTGAGAAAACTGCCCCACCAAATCTTGGGTTGAGAGGCTATGAAGTTATTGACGATGCCAAGACTCAGCTTGAAGCTGCATGTCCTGGAATTGTTTCTTGCGCTGATATTCTTGCACTTGCAGCCCGTGACTCTGTTGTTCTG TTAGCTTCTTCAATTTTCATGCGGACTGGTGGACGAAGTTGGCTAGTGCCTACCGGACGGAGAGACGGCCGGGTGTCATTGTCATCTGAAACAACTGATTTGCCTGGCTTCAGAGAATCCATTGATTCCCAAAAGCAAAAGTTCTCTGCCAAGGGTCTTAAACAAGATCTTGTCGTACTTGTTG GAGGACACACCATAGGAACTACAGCTTGCCAGTTCTTTAGTTACAGATTATACAACTTCAATGGCACCGCAAGTTCTGATCCTGCCATTAATGCTTCATTCCTTCCTCAACTAGAAGCACTGTGTCCACAGAACGGAGATGGGACAAAGCGAGTTGCTTTTGATACAGGTAGTGAAAACAGATTTGATGCATCTTCCTTCGCCAACCTGAGAGATGGGCGAGGAATACTCGAGTCTGATCAGAAATTGTGGACTGATGCTTCGACGAGAGCAATTGTTCAACGTTTCCTGGGTATTACTGGTTTAGCTGCATTCAATGTTGAGTTTGGAAGATCCATGGTTAAGATGAGTAACACTGGAGTGAAGACAGGCACTGATGGTGAAATTAGGAAAATATGTTCTGCAATAAACTCATGA